One Erythrobacter aureus DNA segment encodes these proteins:
- the glmS gene encoding glutamine--fructose-6-phosphate transaminase (isomerizing), with protein MCGIIGIVGGQPVADRLVDGLRRMEYRGYDSSGICTLHDGRLVRRRAEGKLNNLVANLSKDPAPGDIGIAHTRWATHGAPTATNAHPHATDRVALVHNGIIENYKELRAELTQAGRNLESDTDTEVVLQHISWLVEQGQSPQEAVANVLPRLRGAFSLAIAFRDHPDMLIGARLGSPLVVGYGEGETYIGSDALALAPLTQQISYLEEGDWVVITREGATIHDSENNEVEREIRFSGASATAVEKGNYRHFMQKEIFEQPTVVAQTLGSYLRRSDNSVALPQFDFDLSSVKRITIVACGTSFYAGMVAKYWFEQFARVPVDIDVASEFRYREPVLEKGGLALFISQSGETADTLAALRHCKENGQTIGVIVNVPTSSMAREADLLLPTHAGPEIGVASTKAFTCQLAVMAALAAHMAVKKGLMSRAEEQEVVTHLLEAPACLNAALDHDEDIASMAHLIAPARDVLYLGRGPDFPLALEGALKLKEISYIHAEGYASGEMKHGPIALIDDEVPVIVLAPSGPLFEKTVSNMEEVRARGGQIVLISDAEGLEHAGEGCLATIEMPRVHPLIAPLVYAIPVQLLAYHVACVKGTDVDQPRNLAKSVTVE; from the coding sequence ATGTGTGGAATTATCGGTATCGTGGGCGGTCAGCCGGTTGCGGATCGTCTCGTCGATGGCCTGCGCCGGATGGAATACCGGGGTTATGACAGTTCCGGAATCTGCACCTTGCACGATGGTCGGCTCGTTCGCCGCCGTGCCGAAGGCAAGCTCAACAATCTGGTCGCCAATCTTTCCAAAGACCCCGCACCCGGCGATATCGGGATCGCGCACACGCGCTGGGCCACGCATGGCGCGCCGACCGCGACGAATGCGCATCCGCATGCGACCGACCGGGTGGCACTGGTGCACAATGGCATTATCGAGAATTACAAGGAACTGCGCGCCGAACTGACGCAAGCCGGGCGCAATCTCGAAAGCGACACCGATACCGAAGTAGTGCTGCAGCATATCTCCTGGCTGGTCGAACAGGGGCAGTCGCCGCAGGAAGCCGTCGCCAATGTCTTGCCGCGCCTGCGCGGGGCCTTTTCGCTGGCCATCGCTTTCCGCGATCATCCCGACATGCTGATCGGCGCGCGGCTCGGATCGCCGCTGGTAGTCGGCTATGGCGAGGGCGAAACCTATATCGGCTCCGACGCGCTGGCACTGGCACCGCTGACCCAGCAGATCAGTTATCTCGAGGAAGGCGACTGGGTCGTCATTACCCGCGAGGGAGCGACGATCCACGATTCGGAGAACAACGAGGTCGAACGCGAAATCCGCTTTTCGGGCGCCTCCGCTACGGCCGTCGAAAAGGGCAACTACCGCCACTTCATGCAGAAGGAGATCTTCGAGCAGCCGACCGTGGTCGCGCAGACGCTGGGTTCCTATCTGCGCCGCTCGGACAATTCTGTCGCGTTGCCGCAGTTCGATTTCGACCTGTCGAGCGTGAAGCGCATTACGATCGTCGCCTGCGGCACCTCGTTCTATGCAGGGATGGTGGCGAAATACTGGTTCGAACAGTTCGCCCGTGTGCCGGTCGACATCGATGTCGCGTCCGAATTCCGCTATCGCGAGCCGGTTCTGGAGAAGGGCGGGCTGGCCCTGTTCATCTCGCAGAGCGGCGAGACCGCCGACACGCTGGCGGCGCTGCGGCATTGCAAGGAAAATGGCCAGACCATCGGCGTGATCGTCAACGTGCCGACGAGTTCGATGGCGCGCGAAGCGGACCTGCTGCTTCCCACCCATGCCGGACCCGAGATCGGCGTCGCGTCGACCAAGGCGTTCACCTGTCAGCTCGCGGTCATGGCCGCTCTGGCCGCGCATATGGCGGTGAAGAAAGGCCTGATGAGCCGGGCCGAGGAACAGGAAGTCGTCACCCATCTGCTAGAAGCACCGGCATGCCTCAATGCAGCGCTCGATCATGACGAAGATATCGCCAGCATGGCCCATCTCATCGCCCCGGCACGCGACGTTCTCTATCTCGGCCGGGGTCCCGATTTCCCGTTGGCTCTGGAAGGGGCGTTAAAGCTGAAGGAAATCAGCTATATCCACGCCGAAGGCTATGCCAGCGGAGAGATGAAGCACGGCCCCATCGCGCTGATCGACGACGAGGTTCCCGTGATCGTACTGGCGCCTTCTGGCCCGCTGTTCGAGAAGACCGTATCGAATATGGAGGAAGTACGGGCGCGTGGCGGGCAGATCGTCCTGATATCCGACGCGGAGGGGCTGGAGCATGCCGGCGAAGGGTGCCTCGCAACCATCGAGATGCCGCGCGTGCACCCGCTGATCGCGCCACTGGTCTATGCGATCCCGGTCCAGTTGCTTGCCTACCACGTAGCCTGCGTCAAAGGCACCGATGTCGATCAGCCGAGAAACCTTGCGAAATCGGTGACAGTGGAGTGA
- a CDS encoding putative bifunctional diguanylate cyclase/phosphodiesterase produces the protein MSEQTSSPDKRNSALSIRQVIGLDAPAGTDWKLVHGQQYALLKERVVARAVLHLVGFLMVAATLYGAIPVALLAAWGIGLLVAVGYSARADIRLADAGNRKIIYSEMKSHALMTAGKGALWSVGMILAALFADIGAMGIVWAAAAMLVVGSCASRFSAPLSSMAFAGAVGIGGLVASLMAMQWTLAAVVVGTTLLATFGVVESARVAVAARLSDYAMQEKSEVVSMLLREFEEGQADWLWQIDTQRRLKAISPRFAYALGKEPKEIEGKSFLQMISGDGWETGQFPPSLHDLTDKLTRRENFSNLGVRVSIGGEDRWWELSGTPIIDELGNYQGFRGVGSDVTEQRESSEKIEFLARYDTLTQLPNRRMLNEALGEALAHADRWRSRCAFLMIDLDRFKAINDSLGHLVGDRMLGEVAARLESLVGDQEICGRLGGDEFAVVIPDASDNGRVEFLARAIIERLSEPYEIENHVLYVGASVGSAIGPRDGKSVEEMLRNADLALYRAKDRGGGMHREYEPALHANAEERRQLEHALRHALENDEFTLHYQPVVDTRSEDVVSFEALLRWNSAQHGFVSPGKFIPLAEDTRLIVPIGTWVMQEACREAAQSWPEHVKVNVNVSPEQLLEPDFAATVVRALSHSALDPKRLEIEVTESIFMRDASIARQALEQCMALGCSIALDDFGTGYSSLGYLRKLKFSTIKVDRTFVQGAAQHSPESIAIIRAVVAMAESLDMTTTAEGVENEEEAAMIRGMGCTKIQGFHFGRPMPAEDASALFSRRLENQRRERA, from the coding sequence GTGAGCGAGCAGACTTCCTCTCCAGACAAGCGAAATAGCGCGCTGTCCATCCGGCAGGTCATCGGGCTCGATGCGCCTGCCGGCACCGATTGGAAGCTCGTGCATGGACAGCAATATGCTCTGTTGAAAGAGCGTGTGGTTGCCCGGGCCGTGCTCCATCTGGTCGGCTTTCTGATGGTCGCGGCGACGCTTTACGGGGCGATACCAGTCGCGCTTCTGGCCGCATGGGGGATCGGTCTGCTGGTGGCCGTGGGATATTCGGCACGCGCGGACATCAGGCTCGCGGATGCCGGAAACCGCAAGATAATCTATTCGGAAATGAAATCGCACGCCCTGATGACGGCGGGCAAGGGCGCGCTGTGGTCGGTCGGCATGATCCTTGCCGCGCTCTTCGCCGATATAGGGGCGATGGGTATCGTCTGGGCAGCGGCGGCTATGCTCGTGGTCGGGAGCTGTGCGAGCCGGTTCAGTGCTCCGCTAAGTTCGATGGCCTTCGCCGGCGCGGTCGGCATTGGCGGCCTTGTCGCGAGCCTGATGGCAATGCAGTGGACCCTCGCGGCGGTTGTGGTCGGCACGACCTTGCTCGCGACGTTTGGCGTAGTCGAAAGCGCGCGTGTCGCGGTCGCGGCGCGCCTTTCCGATTATGCCATGCAGGAAAAAAGCGAAGTGGTGTCCATGCTGCTGCGCGAATTCGAGGAAGGCCAGGCCGATTGGCTGTGGCAGATCGATACTCAGCGCCGACTGAAGGCGATATCGCCCCGCTTCGCATATGCGCTGGGCAAGGAACCGAAAGAGATCGAAGGCAAATCCTTTCTCCAGATGATTTCCGGCGATGGCTGGGAGACGGGTCAGTTCCCGCCGAGCCTCCACGATCTCACGGACAAGCTGACCCGCAGGGAGAATTTCTCCAATCTCGGCGTGAGGGTTTCCATCGGCGGCGAAGATCGATGGTGGGAGCTTTCGGGCACGCCGATCATCGACGAGTTGGGCAATTATCAGGGCTTTCGCGGCGTGGGGTCCGATGTGACCGAACAGCGCGAATCGTCCGAGAAGATCGAATTTCTGGCGCGCTACGACACGCTGACCCAACTGCCCAACCGGCGGATGCTGAACGAGGCGCTTGGCGAAGCGCTGGCCCATGCCGATCGATGGCGGTCGCGCTGCGCTTTTCTGATGATCGATCTCGACCGCTTCAAGGCGATCAATGATTCGCTGGGTCATCTGGTCGGCGACCGGATGCTTGGCGAAGTTGCCGCGCGGCTGGAGAGCCTTGTGGGAGATCAGGAGATTTGCGGGCGTCTGGGCGGAGACGAATTCGCGGTGGTCATCCCCGACGCGTCGGACAATGGACGCGTGGAATTTCTGGCGCGGGCCATTATCGAGCGTCTGTCCGAACCCTATGAGATCGAAAACCACGTTCTCTATGTCGGCGCCAGCGTCGGCTCAGCCATCGGCCCCCGCGATGGTAAGTCGGTGGAGGAAATGCTGCGCAATGCCGACCTGGCGCTCTATCGTGCCAAGGATCGGGGCGGCGGCATGCACCGGGAATATGAGCCCGCCCTGCATGCCAATGCGGAAGAAAGGCGCCAGCTCGAGCATGCGCTACGGCATGCGCTCGAGAATGACGAGTTCACGCTGCACTACCAGCCCGTGGTCGATACCCGGTCGGAAGATGTGGTCAGCTTCGAAGCGCTGCTCCGCTGGAATAGCGCCCAACACGGCTTCGTCAGCCCCGGCAAGTTCATCCCGCTGGCGGAGGATACGCGCCTGATCGTGCCGATCGGCACTTGGGTCATGCAGGAGGCGTGCCGGGAGGCAGCCCAGAGCTGGCCCGAGCATGTGAAGGTGAACGTCAATGTCTCACCCGAACAATTGCTCGAGCCCGATTTCGCCGCCACCGTCGTCCGCGCGCTATCCCATAGCGCCCTCGATCCGAAGAGGCTCGAGATCGAAGTGACCGAAAGCATTTTCATGCGCGACGCAAGTATCGCCCGGCAGGCGCTGGAACAGTGCATGGCGCTGGGCTGTTCGATCGCGCTCGACGATTTCGGCACGGGCTATTCCTCGCTCGGCTATCTGCGCAAGCTCAAATTCTCGACGATCAAGGTCGATCGAACCTTCGTGCAGGGCGCCGCGCAACACAGCCCCGAATCGATCGCCATCATCCGGGCGGTCGTCGCCATGGCCGAGAGCCTGGACATGACCACAACCGCCGAAGGGGTCGAAAACGAGGAAGAGGCAGCCATGATCCGCGGGATGGGATGCACCAAGATCCAGGGCTTCCACTTCGGACGCCCGATGCCTGCAGAGGATGCCAGCGCCCTGTTTTCGCGGCGGTTGGAGAACCAGCGGCGCGAACGCGCCTGA
- a CDS encoding NAD(P)H-binding protein, translated as MSDAIRIGLIGATGLIGSTVIEQCIGREDVRLTGIARREARLPRGIRMEMFVAEPAKWGEVIEAVRPRAIICALGTTWKKAGEDETAFRAVDQDLVLDTARAAKHFGVERFVHVSSVGADALSKNFYLRVKGEVERELTKLRFDRLDILRPGLLRGQRENDRRLAERLGIAAAPIVNLLLHGKYRQYRAIRAEIVAQAALALAKRAARGRFVHDNDAILRAAKSLPRIEHGEA; from the coding sequence ATGTCTGATGCAATCCGCATCGGCCTGATCGGCGCGACGGGGCTGATCGGTTCCACCGTGATCGAACAGTGCATCGGGCGCGAGGACGTGCGGCTGACGGGCATCGCCCGGCGTGAAGCCAGGCTGCCGCGCGGTATCCGCATGGAGATGTTCGTGGCCGAACCCGCCAAATGGGGTGAAGTGATCGAGGCCGTGCGTCCACGGGCGATCATCTGCGCATTGGGCACGACCTGGAAGAAGGCGGGCGAGGACGAAACCGCGTTTCGGGCTGTCGATCAGGATCTGGTGCTCGATACGGCGCGCGCCGCGAAACACTTCGGCGTCGAGCGTTTCGTCCATGTCAGCTCGGTCGGCGCGGACGCGCTTTCGAAAAACTTCTACCTGCGGGTGAAGGGCGAGGTGGAGCGCGAGCTGACGAAGCTCCGCTTCGACCGGCTCGATATTCTGCGCCCCGGCCTGCTGCGCGGCCAGCGGGAGAACGATCGCCGTTTGGCGGAGCGGTTGGGTATCGCGGCGGCGCCGATCGTCAACCTGCTGCTTCATGGCAAATATCGGCAATATCGGGCGATCAGGGCGGAGATCGTTGCGCAGGCCGCACTGGCCCTGGCCAAGCGGGCAGCGCGCGGACGTTTCGTGCATGACAATGACGCCATTCTGCGGGCGGCGAAATCGCTGCCGCGGATCGAGCACGGAGAGGCCTGA
- a CDS encoding ABA4-like family protein — translation MWDTAFGMANLLALIMWSALILLPRWPALLAAVLYAGIGLLCLAYSVGVIGLLSGAFDAAGPAGSADFTTIEGVRAIFASDGGVTIGWIHYLAFDLFVGLWIARDADAKGFSRLIQAPILLATFLAGPLGLLLWLAIREKRAREQGRWR, via the coding sequence ATGTGGGACACCGCTTTCGGAATGGCGAATCTGCTGGCGCTGATCATGTGGTCGGCGCTGATCCTGCTACCGCGCTGGCCTGCCTTGCTGGCGGCGGTGCTGTATGCGGGTATCGGCCTGCTGTGTCTGGCCTATTCGGTCGGAGTTATCGGGCTGCTGTCGGGCGCTTTCGACGCGGCAGGCCCGGCCGGCTCGGCCGATTTTACCACGATCGAGGGGGTTCGCGCGATTTTCGCCAGCGATGGCGGGGTGACGATTGGCTGGATTCACTATCTCGCATTCGATCTGTTCGTCGGTCTGTGGATCGCGCGCGATGCCGATGCGAAGGGGTTTTCGCGGCTGATCCAGGCACCGATCCTGCTCGCGACCTTCCTCGCCGGACCGCTGGGGCTGTTGCTCTGGCTCGCCATTCGCGAAAAGCGCGCGCGCGAGCAGGGGCGCTGGCGATAA
- a CDS encoding DUF938 domain-containing protein, producing the protein MKRHAPATARNSEPLAEVLAGELPNEGLVLEIASGTGEHAVFMARRFPALDWQPSDCATDALHSVDAWAQEAGLANLRPAIALDAAAGDWLVESADAVLCVNMVHISPWQATVGLFEGAGRVLASGAPLILYGPFLEADVDPALSNLAFDESLKARDRAWGLRNVADLDALAEARNLNRTAHHEMPANNLVLVYRKD; encoded by the coding sequence TTGAAACGCCATGCCCCGGCCACCGCGCGCAATTCGGAACCCCTGGCCGAAGTTTTGGCCGGGGAGTTGCCCAATGAGGGCCTGGTTCTGGAAATCGCCAGCGGGACCGGCGAACATGCCGTATTCATGGCGCGGCGCTTTCCCGCGCTCGATTGGCAACCCAGCGATTGCGCAACCGACGCGCTGCACTCCGTCGATGCCTGGGCGCAGGAGGCCGGGCTGGCCAATTTGCGCCCCGCGATCGCGCTCGATGCGGCAGCGGGCGACTGGCTGGTCGAGAGCGCAGACGCGGTCCTGTGCGTCAATATGGTCCATATCAGCCCGTGGCAGGCGACCGTGGGCTTGTTCGAAGGCGCGGGCAGGGTGCTGGCCTCCGGCGCACCGCTGATCCTCTACGGACCTTTTCTCGAAGCCGATGTCGACCCGGCGCTGTCGAATCTGGCGTTCGATGAAAGTCTGAAGGCGCGCGATCGGGCATGGGGGCTGCGCAATGTAGCGGACCTCGACGCGCTTGCGGAGGCCCGAAACCTTAACCGCACCGCCCACCACGAAATGCCGGCAAACAATCTCGTACTTGTGTATCGCAAGGATTGA
- a CDS encoding fatty acid--CoA ligase, protein MADGEMLTFDGLIRHWTREKPGQVALEQDGKALTFAALDERSRRIVAILKAQGLAKGDRVAWLGKNARLYFELFYSAARMGVVMVPIGWRLAAPEIAYILGDTGAKLLFIDEGFAGLAAGACGDMENPPKVIDTPTAKSDIAAAPADDFEGAGPDDAVLQLYTSGTTGNPKGAVLTNANLFALRQPAEEAAQPWSSWDEDEAILVCMPCAHIGGTGLGIMAMAAGVRAIVQAEFTPDGVLDGFEQGITRLFIVPAALQMVVQHPRAKDTDMSAVKYVMYGAAPIPLDLLREAVQTIPEAGFLQCYGMTETTGTIAMLPPEDHTLEGNQRMKSAGKAVPGAELRVVDEDGEELPRGEVGELICRSPSNMQGYWNLPDATRGALKDGWMHTGDAAYMDDDGYVYIQDRIKDMIISGGENVYPAQVESAIYGHPAVGEVAVIGVPDDIWGEAVKACVVPRPGSEVDPDDIIAFTRERLAGFKVPKTVDVIEAMPRNASGKILRRELRAPYWKDHDRQVN, encoded by the coding sequence ATGGCAGATGGCGAGATGCTCACTTTCGATGGGCTGATCCGGCACTGGACGCGCGAAAAGCCGGGGCAGGTGGCGCTCGAACAGGATGGTAAGGCACTGACTTTCGCGGCGCTTGACGAACGCTCGCGCCGGATCGTGGCCATACTGAAGGCGCAGGGGCTCGCGAAGGGCGACCGGGTGGCCTGGCTCGGCAAGAATGCGCGGCTCTATTTCGAATTGTTCTATTCCGCCGCGCGGATGGGCGTGGTCATGGTGCCCATTGGCTGGCGGCTGGCCGCGCCGGAAATCGCCTATATTCTCGGCGATACCGGGGCGAAGCTGCTCTTTATCGATGAAGGATTCGCCGGGCTTGCGGCAGGGGCCTGCGGCGACATGGAAAACCCGCCGAAAGTAATCGACACGCCAACCGCGAAATCGGACATTGCCGCGGCCCCGGCGGACGATTTCGAGGGGGCGGGGCCGGATGACGCCGTGCTCCAGCTTTACACTTCGGGCACGACTGGAAATCCGAAGGGCGCGGTGCTGACCAATGCCAATCTGTTTGCCTTGCGCCAGCCTGCCGAAGAAGCCGCACAGCCATGGTCGAGCTGGGACGAGGACGAGGCGATTCTGGTCTGCATGCCTTGCGCGCATATCGGTGGGACCGGCCTTGGCATCATGGCCATGGCGGCAGGTGTCCGCGCGATCGTGCAGGCCGAATTCACGCCGGATGGCGTGCTCGACGGTTTCGAACAGGGGATCACGCGCCTTTTCATCGTACCCGCCGCATTGCAGATGGTGGTTCAGCATCCGCGCGCGAAGGATACCGACATGTCGGCGGTCAAATACGTGATGTATGGCGCTGCGCCTATCCCGCTCGATTTGCTGCGCGAGGCGGTTCAGACGATTCCCGAAGCCGGTTTCCTGCAATGCTACGGCATGACCGAAACCACCGGCACCATCGCCATGCTGCCGCCCGAAGATCACACGCTCGAAGGCAATCAGCGAATGAAATCGGCGGGCAAGGCGGTGCCGGGCGCGGAGCTCAGGGTGGTGGACGAAGATGGCGAGGAACTGCCGCGCGGCGAGGTCGGCGAGCTGATCTGCAGGAGCCCATCCAACATGCAGGGATACTGGAACCTGCCCGACGCGACGCGGGGGGCGCTCAAGGACGGCTGGATGCACACCGGCGATGCCGCCTATATGGACGACGATGGCTACGTTTATATTCAGGACCGGATCAAGGACATGATCATATCCGGCGGCGAAAACGTCTATCCCGCCCAGGTCGAAAGCGCGATTTACGGCCATCCCGCGGTCGGCGAAGTGGCGGTGATCGGCGTACCAGACGACATCTGGGGCGAGGCGGTAAAAGCCTGCGTGGTGCCCAGGCCGGGCAGCGAGGTCGACCCGGACGATATCATCGCCTTTACGCGCGAGCGCCTGGCCGGGTTCAAGGTGCCCAAGACGGTCGACGTGATCGAGGCGATGCCGCGCAATGCCAGCGGGAAGATCCTGCGCCGCGAATTGCGCGCGCCCTATTGGAAAGACCATGACAGGCAGGTCAATTGA
- a CDS encoding CpaF family protein, whose product MSAFGRKNGPAGMGAGARPQFGLAKPMRGDKPTPAQTKTDRKHGGEQFPPLPETDTPPPGAGGGPGGDAMSRLEERMNSTHSGQSEVGGFEASVHKIKEQVLPRLLERVDPEAAATLTKDELSEEFRPIIMEVLAELKVTLNRREQFALEKVLVDELLGFGPLEELLNDPDVSDIMVNGPDQTYIEKKGKLVIAPIKFRDESHLFQIAQRIVNQVGRRVDQTTPLADARLKDGSRVNVIVPPLSLRGTAISIRKFSEKPITLDMLKDFGSMSDKMCTALKIAGACRMNIVISGGTGSGKTTMLNALSKMIDPGERVLTIEDAAELRLQQPHWLPLETRPPNLEGQGAITIGDLVKNALRMRPDRIILGEIRGAECFDLLAAMNTGHDGSMCTLHANSPRECLGRMENMILMGDIKIPKEAISRQIAESVDLIVQVKRLRDGSRRTTNITEVIGMEGDVIVTQELFKFEYLEESEDGKILGEFRSSGLRPYTLEKARQFGFDQAYLEACL is encoded by the coding sequence ATGAGCGCATTCGGACGGAAGAACGGACCGGCAGGAATGGGGGCCGGTGCCCGTCCGCAATTCGGTTTGGCCAAGCCCATGCGTGGCGACAAGCCGACCCCTGCGCAGACCAAGACGGACCGCAAGCATGGCGGCGAACAGTTCCCGCCGCTGCCCGAAACCGATACCCCGCCTCCCGGCGCCGGTGGCGGCCCGGGCGGCGACGCGATGTCCCGCCTCGAAGAGCGCATGAACTCGACCCATTCGGGCCAGAGCGAGGTTGGCGGCTTCGAAGCCAGCGTCCACAAGATCAAGGAACAGGTTCTCCCACGCCTGCTCGAACGCGTCGACCCGGAAGCGGCCGCCACGCTGACCAAGGATGAGCTGTCGGAAGAATTCCGCCCCATCATCATGGAAGTGCTGGCCGAGCTGAAGGTGACGCTGAACCGCCGCGAACAGTTCGCGCTTGAGAAGGTGCTGGTCGACGAACTGCTCGGCTTCGGACCGCTCGAAGAACTGCTCAACGATCCCGATGTTTCGGACATCATGGTGAACGGCCCCGACCAGACCTACATCGAAAAAAAGGGCAAGCTGGTCATCGCGCCGATCAAGTTCCGGGACGAAAGCCATTTGTTCCAGATCGCGCAGCGCATCGTGAATCAGGTCGGTCGCCGGGTCGACCAGACCACCCCGCTCGCCGACGCCCGCCTCAAGGACGGCAGCCGTGTGAACGTCATCGTGCCTCCGCTGTCCTTGCGCGGCACCGCGATCTCGATTCGTAAGTTCTCCGAAAAGCCGATCACGCTCGACATGCTCAAGGATTTCGGTTCGATGAGCGACAAGATGTGTACCGCGCTGAAAATCGCGGGCGCATGCCGGATGAACATCGTCATCTCGGGCGGTACGGGCTCGGGTAAGACGACCATGCTCAACGCCCTGTCGAAGATGATCGACCCGGGCGAGCGCGTGCTGACCATCGAAGACGCCGCCGAACTTCGCCTGCAGCAGCCGCACTGGCTGCCACTCGAAACGCGTCCGCCGAACCTCGAAGGTCAGGGCGCGATCACCATTGGCGACCTCGTGAAGAACGCCCTTCGTATGCGCCCAGACCGCATCATCCTGGGCGAGATTCGCGGCGCGGAATGTTTCGACCTACTCGCCGCGATGAACACGGGCCACGACGGGTCGATGTGCACGCTGCACGCGAACAGCCCGCGCGAGTGCCTCGGCCGTATGGAAAACATGATTCTGATGGGCGACATCAAGATTCCGAAGGAAGCGATTTCGCGCCAGATCGCGGAAAGCGTCGACCTGATCGTGCAGGTGAAGCGCCTGCGCGACGGGTCTCGCCGCACCACCAACATCACCGAGGTGATCGGGATGGAAGGCGACGTGATCGTGACGCAGGAACTGTTCAAGTTCGAATATCTGGAGGAAAGCGAGGACGGCAAGATCTTGGGCGAATTCCGCTCGTCGGGCCTGCGCCCGTATACGCTCGAAAAGGCGCGCCAGTTCGGCTTCGACCAGGCGTATCTCGAGGCCTGCCTCTAG
- a CDS encoding entericidin A/B family lipoprotein, protein MVKKILLAFGITSMTLTAAACNTVRGAGEDLQSAANAVDEET, encoded by the coding sequence ATGGTCAAGAAAATCCTGCTCGCTTTCGGCATCACGTCGATGACCCTCACCGCAGCAGCCTGCAACACCGTCCGCGGCGCCGGCGAAGATTTGCAATCGGCCGCCAACGCCGTCGACGAAGAAACCTGA